tgacatAATGTTCTATGAGATTCACAAAAATTGACGAACACTTGAGTTTGTGTATATCCAATCCAATATATGCATTTTCTTTCAAGTGATGAATAATTATTAAATTCAAGTCATTTGCTTGGTGGAAACAACACTAAGGGCACGTTTACGTACCCTTAATCGGAATCAATTTACGGAATTGGATTCCGATTGTGGGATACACATTTGTTTACGTAATCTTGGGGAATCAAAATACATGTGGGGTCCACACCAATTTGGGAATCTCATTCCTTattttggaggaattggactACCTACATGAGGGAGGTATTTCAATTCCTGGACACCTGAGGAATCCAGAATGGATTTTTTTTCTAACAATTATGCCCTCACTTGTTTCTGATTATCCCAAGATTGCCCTACATTTACACTCATCTAGCGCTGCTCATTCTCCATCTTTGTCAACACCACACCCTCCGCTGCACAAGGCCGCATCACATACCTAGCCTAATCTCCATTCGTTTCACCGAATCGCTGGGCTCTTACATGAATCCAACTGTTGCACTCTTAACCTACGTAGTGGACTGGGATTGAGATAGTGACGAGACCGCTCCATGCTGGACCATGAATGGCCTAGCTATAGGACAATGGCTATGTAGGCGTAAGAGGGTGGAAGATAGAGACAGGGCAAGGAAAGGCAAAAGTGGGTGGAGGGCGGTTCAACTGAACCTTTGGGATGAAAGGGAGGCGTGGGAAAGATGGAGAGGGTATGGATGGAAATAACCATCTTTTAATCCATAAATAAAAcccatttatttatatatatatatatatatttttttttttaaatatatatagataaattttattatataaattttatttaattaattagtatgaaaataatttatttatgtaagggcaatttagtaatcaacctagttttaattccaattgaagtgaattagtaaacaacttatagtTATATGGACTCAACATCATCTCTACTCCAATTTCagacagttttagtaaacaacttcaacatgaatctgattctgattccACCTCATTTTAATCcctcctcaatccaattccttCTCAATTCAATTATTCTCAATCTGTTTACAGATCGCAAAGAACTATATTCTAAACCTAAAAGATAAATGATGGTAATCTATGAATTggtggtgattttttttttttaatacaagaatTGGGAAAATTCTTTCATGCTACATAGCATTAAATGTGACAAGTATTATAGACTAGTTTAAATTATTACTTTCATTGAGGTCTTGCTAATAATAGGTAATCCAATACTCATACTACTTAAGAAAATAGAACCTCAAGAATGAATTCTAATAgtcattttatttgttattttaaaaggttttttaatcaaaatgttcTCTGAGATTGACATAACCCCTCAATTTGGAGcatgaaatttgaaatcaatagaatttATCCCTAAGTTTGTCTACCattaatcattttagtcattctgtgaaaaaatctccattaaatacagataaaaacaaaaatacctcttttttgtcaaattattttggctcattatttattaaattgaggttATTTTGTCCTTTTGGGCATTGTTTAACAAATGTTTTTCATGAAATGATCAAAATTATTTATGGTCAACAAACTCAATGACAAgttctatcaattttaaatttcaaagaccaaaatgaaaaattatgtcaatctcaaaagtcattttgactaaaatgtcattttaaaaagaatcAAACTTTAAAGCAATAGTAACACATTACTACTTTCAATTGGCCACTTAAGCTATTTCCAAATACTTGATTAGGACAAATGTATAAGGTATCTTTTTCCTTTATATGATTATTGCAACAAAATAACACGAGTGAGATAATATTAAGGAAAGTATATAATAAAATACATTTGAAATTTGCGGAGTGGCATGCGGGATCAGGCAGCCAACAAATCTAGTGGCAATAGCATCACTTACATCACCTATCAACTATCAAGGACGTCACAAAATTGATCACCTTTTCATCTTGGGATGTTGCAAAGTTCAGAATAAAAACAATGTGATTTAGGTAAAGTAgatgaattaaataaaatacaaaaagtaTGTTACCAACCTGTTCCTAATGTGTTACCAGCTTTTGTCTTTTTCCAAATAAttgaccaaaaagaaaaaggtaaagtttttgaaaatgcttctttttttcttttttattcgtTGAATAACTCtattcatatatttattttagtgaaaACGAGTACTATATTTATTGAtacgaaaaaaaatatttacacatGTAAGGATAAGGTACACAGTAATGAATCAATTAATTTTTACGATTAATTgaatttcttattttctaagaattgaaatataaattttaatatgcatttttatgtgtttaagaTTTCATGTCTTAAGTAAACACTTATAATAATGTAAGAATTTAATTAACTTCGATATTCTTTTAGTAAAGTTAAAATAAATGAGAACCATGCTACTTTAAATAGTCATTTCATATAAGTACACAtgcaataaaaaaagaataacaCTTGGCTACTTAAAGAATGAGCAAAATTCCtactcaaatttttttattttttatttatagatCTTCGTGTTTGTGATCGAAACCTTTCATACtataaatcactctataaaTATCATGTCTgtgaaaaatcaattaaaattaaagtcatTTAATCATCGAATTGCATAAGAACATATGAACGAAAATGATAAAAACATTACGAACAGTCTATATATTTGCTATAGTTAATTGACTTaacaactttagttttaattcattttttagaTAATCTTACAAAATAGTTGACCATATTAACAGTTCAAATTATaattacaaaattttaaaaatctaacatAAATTTTCTAGTAAGAATTTCTACTCGTCATTGAGTAGCTAAACATTACTTACAAGAAAATTGTCAATTCAAAAAGTGTAGAACAAAACGACTACAAAGAAAAGTaaggaaacaaaaaatacaaagcTGAAGAGAGTACTACAGAGTCTGGTCAATGAAACCCCAACCCGACGCAACAAAACACTAGGTTGGCATAAAGGGACCCACACGTCTCAAACACAAGTGGGCCACATCCAACTCAAGGTCCCCCAAATGATGCAAAAATGTATAAATGATCACAGCCTCACTCATCACAGTACCTTAAAATTTGCAGAggaaaaaacaaccaaaaaaaaattagagagagaaattacTAGGGagtaatgaaaaaataaagagaaaggtGGCAGCTGCTGCTGCTATTTTTTTCGATCTTGCATGTTATTCTTtctatataatattttttgtacATAAATTCCAGAGGATCACAAAATACAAACAGAGATTAATATTCCATGAACTTAATTAATAAAGCTTAATCAATAACTAATAAGAcattaaaactaaattaaaacaacaaaaagattTGGAGAGCAATCACCAGTCAGTGTTgtagtttttcctttttatctccTTGTCAGTCAAACCTTGTCATACCATTATGGTATGCCTGGtcttaaattaataattttatgaCCAAAATCAGAGACCCAAAAGCAACATCTTTTTCCCTAACATTCATCCTTTCCTTTCCATTTGTCTAAAAACTCCTTTACAAAGCTATCTCTGCCTGCAAAGCAACAGCTGCGGCACCTGCATTGAACCCCACCACcacctgctgctgctgctgctgctcaaCCTCCCACCTTGCTTGGGCTATGGCTCCATCATGCACTGGCACATACTCCTACCAAAACACCCCAAAACACAATCAGACACCAAAAGGGTAATTTCATCATCAAGATTCTTTCTGGACAGTTCATTTTTTTCCCCATTTTTGAGGTTTGGAAAGAATCATTGAAAATCTGcaagtgtttgatgaaatgggaaaaaaaattatgagacCTCAAGTTTTTGGACAAGTTCTTTGGCACTGGGGGCAGAGACTATGATTTGGCGCTGGGAAGGCTTGATAAAGCCGTCATCCACGGCTTTGTCAATAAAAGTGAGGAGGTAGTTGTAGTATCCATCAACATTCAGCAAACCAACCTGCAAAAAATTGTTTGCAGCAAAAccaaataattaatatttaacaataataatgaagtttcaaactttcaagGCCAAAGCTCTCTGGTGTGTGTTCTTACTGGTTTGTCATGGATTCCAAGCTGTGCCCAAGTGATCACTTCTAGCAACTCCTCCAAGGTTCCATAGCCACCTGATAGAACCAAAAGTAATGCAAAATAAAATCCATTGATCAATTcgcttaattaaataaaaaggcaAACTTagtaagagaaagagagatggggGACCTGGTAGGGCAATGAAGCAATCAGAATGGCGGGCCATTTCTGCCTTCCTTTGGTGCATGTCGGCTACTGGCCTTAACTCTCCAACTGTTTCACCTGTAATCTGAGGCTCAAAAAACCCAACATGCATACATATTTAGAGAGCTTTTGCCATACTTGAAGCCAAATATAAAGATTAAATTTTGAACCATTActgcaaaaaaagaaaacaactttGCACAAACTAAAAGGAGATTGAAAAGAATCCAAATGAGAGAGATAAGATTTTGCACCTCTTTACACATTAGAGTTCTTGGCATGATCCTGTCCAAATGTGAACcaagaacataaaaaattaGGCAAATGCACAAGGAAAAATGATTAAATTTCGAAGAAATAGAAAACATTTGAGAAACCCAAGAAAAAGTGAAAATCTAGAGATGTGATTGTACCCAAGAACATTCCCTCCACCATGATAAACAGCCTGGGAAACCAGACCCATCAGCCCAATGCTCCCTCCTCCATATACAAGGTCAAGCTTCCTTGAAACcttcaaaaaaagaaaggaaaaaaaaattcagaaccAAAAAATAGGCCTACccaattaataaaattgaaaaacaaaccaaacataAGTGATTAAAATGGAAAATAGAGCAACCCAAatgataaaattataaattttggagtttggagggaaaatgaagaagaaaagtaCAATCTCTTCAGCTAGTTCAATGGCAGCATCTTTGTAGCAGTTCCTCTTCCCAGTACTGCTGCCACAGAACACACAAACCCTCTTGAATCTTGATCTCAAAACCTTCTCTTCCATCTCCAAACTCCACAAAATTTTACTGGTTTTTAGCTTTTGGGTTAAAAGTTTGCCAAAAGTGAGTAATAAATATGGAGGGATTGCAGAATACCTAGTAAGATGGAAACAGACAATATATATAGATGAGATTTTAACACCAAAATGGTAGgtcatatattattatataagtgaaaagaaggttttatttatttatttattttatttattattttttttcttcatatattccctcaattatataataacacataCTTATATACCTATATTTCAGGTAAGGATCATTTCCCGATTCTTTTTCTAGGAATCTAGAAATCAATTAATCTAATCagttcatcgtatattatatGGTTAGAAAtcgttttaaattttaaagtttaaattgattataaatagtatctaatgaaaactgattaTACGatttacgatgaacgaacacaattaattaatcttttgaATCTCTACGAAAAGAATCTGAAAAAGATCATATTTTATGTACTTCGAGCACACTAAAAATCTTTGTTATATGCTCCAGGACTAAGATTGAAGGACCCccaaaagaaattgaattgaatatttttaaaatattttttttttaacattgaaAAAACTGTTAGACTCCACACAAATATACAGGACTACAGGACTAAGATTAAAGGATCCccaaaagaaattgaattgaatattttttaaaaaaattattttttaacattGAAAACCTGTTAGAcagaaaggaaggaaaaggGAATACTGTGGCTCTGTTGTGTCAAATGGATAGAGACGAAGTAAGACAAGTGGCAAGGCAAAAAAGACAGAGAGGGAAGTCTGTACAGTTCAGACCCTACCCTAATCCACGAAGACACGTGGCTTAAATCATGGTTGAGGCTTGGTGGTTTCATGTCTCGGCTGGTAATTTGCACCCTTTTATGTATCTGTAGCACGTTCAATTATTCTTCTATTTCTCAGAAAAAAAGTTATTCTTCTATTTAAACTATAACACATAGatttatttcattcaaattatgaatGTTGTTATTTAAACACATTTTGTTATATAAatagcattttttttaaaacacataaataGATATGTAAATATCATTATCTAAACTATGACacgtaaattttatttttattaatttatctaaAATATTCACAATTATTATAACGTTCAATATTACAGTACCAGACTTATGTTTGCATACTCATCACAAAAATCCTTAGTGGTGTAGATTTAGTCCCCTCCTCTTCTCTCCATTCTGTCTTAATTGTTCTTAGTGCACGCACGCAATCATAAGTTGGTGCGTATTTACACGCATCAAATCAAGATTAATAGGTCGTCTAAAATATTATCTTGGCTTCTTGGCAAGATTCAGCTTAAGTTATCGGGGGTAGGCCAATGAATTAAATAAAAGCATGGGTGgctaattaacaaaaattggACATGTATACACTAATGGAATTGGTTTTAATAATCTGATTTTTAAGAGCAAGTGGAATCTATAGTTGGATACTCATTGACCAAAAGAAATAGTTGGATATCCaaaagaagatatttatattagGTAAATATTAGAAAGACTGTATTTTTTGTACTatactaatgttttttatttttttggatcaTATActattgtattatttaatatgaCAAGTAAGGCGCTATGTCATATTAATAAACAAGTTTATCTTATTAAATAATAGCTATTTAATTGTTTATAACATCTCTAATATTAGATGGCCagaatgtgacatcccacatcgcccaggggagtgatccttaaatgtatattctcatccctacctagcgcgaggccttttgggagctcactggcttcgggttccgtaggaactccgaagttaagcgagaagggggctagagcaatcccatgatgggtgacccaccgggaagttgctcgtgagttcccaaaaacaaaaccgtgagggaatagtaagcccaaagcggacaaatatcgtgctatggtggtggagcgggcccgggaagtggtccgccccgggccgggatgtgacaatttggtatcagagcctaaccctggtcgcgtatgtgccgacgaggacgtcgggcccctaaggggggtggattgtgacatcccacatcgcccaggggagtgatccttaaatgtatattcccatccctacctagcgcgaggccttttgggagctcactggcttcgggttccgtaggaactccgaagttaagcgagaagggggctagagcaatcacatgatgggtgacccactgggaagttgctcgtgagttcccaaaaacaaaatcgtgagggaatggtaagcccaaagcggacaatatcgtgctacggtgatggagcgggcccgggaagtggtccgccctgggccgggatgtgacacagaAGCACACTTTGGTGTCTTAAggcttcacaaaaaaaaaattggactgAAAAGCcccttaaacaaaaaaaaattagaactacCGAATTTGATACATGAAAACACACAAGGGCAATTTTGTAAAGAAAACATAAatagtacaaaatatatttgccttgaaattttttttttcaccaagaCATCATTGAACTTTCTTTTATTGCCATAACAAGGGAAAAATGGTTATGattgaattataaaacaacAAACTAAATACTCAAAttaatatttgttaaaaaaaaaacatactcaaattaatacaaaaaaggAGGAGTTTCTAACGCTTGAAAATAGTATTTATtattgtaggcctatttaactGGAGAGTTATAGATAGGGGTGTGGCGAACTGTAGAGAGAATTGGGTGAATTCTGAGATGTGTTTTCTCACCCCATTGTCTCTTCATTTATAGTAGTAGAGAAGGTAAATTCCTACCCTTTTTATATtacaaaacaatcaagaaactatccaagagatatggtagaatcccaATATaatatactaggatttacataatcttcttttatttatttacattcTACATGTTCTATCAAATATTtctatttttcctttgaattaCTTGTATAAATATCCTATGAATTTCATTTTGCTATTCCTAACCTAATTAGGACTCCAACACTCCCTTTGAGTGtgcaaatactcaagtaaatggaCAGGTCTTCAACGATGAAGTAAGTTCAACTGATGGCGTCGTCGGTACAATGAGCGAATGTAAGTCTCAAATCAATAGAAGAATGCAAAAAAAGGTATAACTAACGAAACatcactatggtaaaacccaataTGGGAGAAAACTCATAGTCCAAGGAGAAACGTGAGAATtctgcattaagtcaaaactatacgccTTCTTGACAAAAGTAGGAAAGCTCACAAAGGTATGATCAACCTAGAATGGGTGTcttgttaaaacctagttaggtagcaaaaaacCAATGGGAAAGatgctcctaattgtaggaaaaaatagtacattaagatcaagtgagtatatttCTGGATACTCtccctgagtttgacaaaatTTCTAACTGAGAACTACAAGCAGTTACACATACAAATTCATCGGACAAGTTTCTGGAAGGTATACTTCTGCAATAACATCGTAAAAAGGTCAGCAAGGTTGTCTAAGATTGAAATGTTGAACTTCAATCTCTTGATGCTTTGCTAATATGATGTAAACATAATATGATTAAAGTTGACTTTGGTCGATACATGCGAcataatcttcatggatcgtcgttggactcaacgatggatgaaacaACCACAGGTACTTCGAATGTGTTCAACAAGAGCTTGCAACCATGTCTCACATGCGATGTAATGAAGTGCGGTGAGTCTTAGAACGATTTAAAGATTTCGTAATTAAGGTCTatatcgtggacctccaagatatcgCAATATCCTCAATAGTAAAGACATACCCATTTGAGAACACACCTTGCATGGGTTTGGCAAGTAACTTACATCAACATAACAAACACAGCAAGCATCATTTCGAAGGTTAGGGGGTGGATCCACTCGGGATGCGTAGGGataagcccaaatccgtagtaccttCAGGGTAATGGGAAAACATCTTTAATGCCAATTCAGTGGCTACGTCTAGGCACAGTGCTGCATCTTTACGAATAGATCAACAATGAAGGAGATGTCTTGTCtaatgcattgagctaagtacaacaaaacATAAAGTTGACCTCATATATGAAACTTTGggttccataacctcttcaagggtctcatttgcatataataTATGGATGACCACGAATATACTCAAAAGAAAACACTTACGGGGTATAGTTCGACTGGTAAACCAAAATATTGTCAGAACAATGCTTGAACTTCAGATgaaggcataaacgagttttctcaagatctttcatctcaaattccatctttagGTGCGAAGCAGTTTTCTTAAGCTAttctagagtcttagtgagattcatgtcattaacataaactgcaactctagtaattcaaaatataaaattttaattaaacacAAGAGCATTTATTCATATAtctgactgatcaaataatggcttagacgggtataccatATCTACCCAAATTGCTTCAATCCGTAAAGTGAACGTCTCATTTGAATTGAGAGAATGTtttgtggtctagaactatttgaaccagtctaTGTAATTCTTTGGGagcttacatgtaaatctccgtatCAATATCTCTATGGAGAAACACTAAACATATTCAAATTGTTGTGGCTAATTACGAGGTGTTTGAGAAAAATGTTGCGCCACAGAGTGTGCACTATATTGCAATATTTTATTCATCTCATTATGCTTCCTTTCCCACTAGTAACATTATAAGGCTACCTTGAGTGGTGTAGGAACGATAGGTCCAAAtgcactttggtaaggaataaAACCTGGATTATGGTTTTAGTTGTCGAATCAATTCTACGTTGTCACTAATTAATGGAACACGATTCACtatcatctttttttatttatgatggTAGTTACCATATAATTGgaacatcatcgatgataacctcatttcaattccatatCTTATACTGAATCAAGAACTTCATGTCTCGGGAGTGATccagattaatctcatgagatgaaattgttgtgttcttcttcttcttacagGGGAAGTGAATCTTAGGAACCAAGTGATCTGTCACGCTTCAGGTCAAAGgcagattgattggctatccacTTGTGTACTAGGTCGTCCAACTGGAGTAGCAAAACCTTTTTTTAGGGGCGTCACACCTTTAAAAAATGTTAACTCGACGCCTATATGTATGTCTATCATTGCAGGCATGTTTACAGTTGGTATTTGATCTCATGACCTTAGCTAGATAAGAGGAATACATCTGGAGCAACATTTTGAAAGTTAAAATACATTGCACTTGCTTATCATGCTCGAGACATAGTAGGCAAAGTCCACGAAAATTTACGTCGATTTCAAGAATGTTAACATTCTTATCTCTCGCTAGCGGCGAAAAGATTGTCTCATTGAAGTAACAATCCCCAAATGAGAGGTAAAGAGACTTTTTGCAAAGGCTGTAAAGAGTTATTGCAAAGGAGAATTGCAATCACCAAAGATTCATATCCTTCTTGGAGAACCCATATTGGTATGTTCCAGTTGCGCAACTTGGCATAAAAATGCATACTTAAAATGCGTAAGTACAAAGTGTTAGGTCCGTACTCAGTGACCAATTGTAATGCCAAAATAtgttgggtggcaatgggcctcaggatggaccaacatagctgcatataggattgcatagccctaggcagaaaTTGAAAGCTTGGTGCATTCACCAAGGTCTGGGTGACAATTTAATTTGTGCGTTATGATCACTGCAAAGTTGTTTTAGGGTGAACGTGGGGAATATGATGTTCAATTACAACCCAAAAGACATGGAATACTTATTGAAAAACTTTCAATTTAAACTCTCCGACATTATCCAGTTTTCCAGACTTTATTAGATAATTAGGGTAATGAGCACTTAAAATTGGTCAGGAGGTTGGCAGCAATGTGTTGGACAATTATGTGACCAGTTTATCCATTCATCAACAAAATCATAAATATTTACATGGtctgcattttggttggatcaGCCT
This genomic stretch from Pyrus communis chromosome 2, drPyrComm1.1, whole genome shotgun sequence harbors:
- the LOC137726792 gene encoding cytokinin riboside 5'-monophosphate phosphoribohydrolase LOG5-like, with translation MEEKVLRSRFKRVCVFCGSSTGKRNCYKDAAIELAEEIVSRKLDLVYGGGSIGLMGLVSQAVYHGGGNVLGIMPRTLMCKEITGETVGELRPVADMHQRKAEMARHSDCFIALPGGYGTLEELLEVITWAQLGIHDKPVGLLNVDGYYNYLLTFIDKAVDDGFIKPSQRQIIVSAPSAKELVQKLEEYVPVHDGAIAQARWEVEQQQQQQVVVGFNAGAAAVALQAEIAL